The genomic stretch CTGAGCGAAGCGTGCGGTGGGGGCCTGGAGGAGGTTCGCGCCCTTGTTGAGCGGGTGTTCCGCGAGGTGGACGAGGAGTTCCCGTTCGAGCGGTACATCCGGCCGACCCCGGGGGCGGACGCCGTCTTGCGCGCCATCCGTCGATACGGGGGCCGCACGGCGGTGGTGACCCACGACACCGCTGCGGCCGCCCGGCGGCACCTGGCGGCGTTGGGTTGGACAGACCTCGTGGACGCCGTGATCGGCGTGGATGTGTGCGCAGCGCGGAAGCCGGCGCCGGAGCCGGTGTTGGCGGCGTGCCGGGCGCTGGGGATCCTCCCCGAGCAGGGGGTGATGGTGGGGGACACGGTAAGCGACCTTCTGGCCGGCCGAGAAGCGGGTTGTCGCCTGACGGTCGGCGTGCTCACCGGATTGGGCC from Candidatus Acetothermia bacterium encodes the following:
- a CDS encoding HAD family hydrolase produces the protein MSVRFFAAGRRFSGSGFLFDKDGTLLAFDHWLGVMRERARRLAVRLDLTGPETEALLRFMGLDPARPGVTGQGIIPLPRCDAEAATAHYLSEACGGGLEEVRALVERVFREVDEEFPFERYIRPTPGADAVLRAIRRYGGRTAVVTHDTAAAARRHLAALGWTDLVDAVIGVDVCAARKPAPEPVLAACRALGILPEQGVMVGDTVSDLLAGREAGCRLTVGVLTGLGQPEELAPVAELVVPDLTALNLG